gaagaacaagaaaagaGCGACAGCTACCACAACAACTGTTTTAGGCACCATTTCAACTATGCAACCTTCAGTACCCAATCTGCAACAGCAGCTGACAGAAAATATCGGCCAGCTGTCTCATCCCGTTACGCATTTGACTGCAGAGAATCTAGCTCAGTTGCAAACTTCGCAAAGTCTAGATCAGCTACAACACGATCAACTAACTACCAGCATTGCTGAATTGACTCAAACTGTATCTCCGATTCCTTAGTAGTCATAGCTTAAAATGTTTCTGTAGCGGctgattttgtgttttatttatccAAAATTTATCTCTTGATAGATGTACATATTAGTTGGCTCTTGGAGTGCTATGTGGAGACTCTTGTGTGACTAGTTAAAACCTTTGGAACATGTTGCTTTCTCTAGTCACTGTCATGATCATCAAAAAGAAAAGCCACGTGTTAACGGCCGACTCATACGACATCGTCAAAAAGACATTTCCCTCTTCTAAAGATGTATTTCGAAGCGCAGCGTTATCGAGCGAACAGGCCACCGAAGAATACGGGGATCAATCTCAGAACTTGTCaccaaacaagaaaaacaataaatgtCACGAAAGCAGCAGTGTAAAGGCAACATCGAAAAGAAGAACTCGGCAAACCGCTAAACTCGGAGGCAACAAAGTCGATTTAACAGTAACTGGGCTTCAAAACCAATCGAATCATAACGCGGACATAAAGCAATGTATCATCGTTGCGGAAGCAGTAACTAATAATGAAAAGCAAGAGGAAGGtgaagatgaagatgaagacGAGGTGGAGATAAAGGGTAACAATGCCGATAGCCAGCCACTGTCGGTGGAGTACTTTACTGAAACAAACGCGTCAAATGTGGAtaatagttttgaaaaaattcagaAAGGAGATAAAGTGATGTATCGCTGCAGAGCATGTAAAAAAGAGGTCAACACACGAACGTCCATCAGACGACATGTGCAAACGCATTCAGATGTCAGGCCGTTTGTATGTGAAGAGTGCGGCCAGGGTTTTAAGGTGAAGATGTACTTGACCGCTCACATGGCTGGTAAACATGGCACTAATTATTTCACGTGCAACCGATGTGGAAAAGCGTTTAGCTGGAAGTCTACCTTACACACTCATATGAGAAAGTGTTTTCTATAAAAAACTACCTTTTTAAGACGTCATAGGAGTATAAAACagttacttttttattattttaccatttttttttatttatattttttttttgtgcgcGTGTGTGTGTTTTCTTTAAATACTTCTCAATCCAAATATGATTTGtcctaataaaattttaaagcattTCTGAACTGGTTACAGTTGGGAACGTTAGTATTAATGTCTGGGCTTAGATGAAATAACATACTATGTTGCCACTGGCAACGGGTCTCATAACCCAGTCATTACCGGGTTACCGGGCAGAACTAAGAAATACAAACGAGACTGAATGATTAACTAAAACTAAACTAAAgtattattaaataaaacaaacggTTTTATTTGGTCTGCTTGTTTTAAAGTTGTAACCGTAATTAATGCTTCACTGTCATACAGTCTCGTGCATGTAAGTACTTTGTGAGGCGTTAGAAATTGGAATCTGCTTATGCTGATGCTCTTGGAGTTAGATTTTGCCATATAGTAATCGAAGTTAGacatttctgtttgttttcctaCACTAGAAGAGGTAGTATTGACCTTGATGTCGGAAAACTCTAAATCCTACAAGATTTCCATTCGAGAGTGCAAATACTGTGGCGTTGGTTTTTGTTCTGGTTACGCCCTCGTCGAACATTACCGTGTTTGCACGCAAAAAGCTGAATTGGATCGACAGACCGAGAATGCAGTGGACTGTACGTTATGCAATGTCAAGTTCCCAACCCATGCAGATCTCGTCCAACATAACCAGTACCACGAGGGAACGCATCGGTTCTTATGTCGTATATGTAATCGATCTTACCAATCCAACCCAGGGAGGTTAAAACATGAGCAACTGGAACATGGTTCGATGCCTTTGCTGCAATGTGATGCGTGCGGTAAACAGTTTAAAAGAAAGGACCGCCTAAAAGACCATCAGGCGACAAAGCACTCCGTAGCTACTCCACATAAATGTCCATACTGTGAGGCTGCCTTCAAACTAAGAGATTACCTACGAAAACACGTTAACCAAACACATCCTGGAAAAGCGCTGGCTACGATTACGGTAGCCGTAGCCAAGACGGAAATTGCTGAGACTGCTGTAAGTCAGGTGGTGGCTGCAAGGAGTATCGACATACAAGATAATGCTTCCCAAGATGCGGTGAATAATATTCATATGGATGACACTGGCGAAGTGAGGAACGTTGAGATTGACGGTACGACCGTTCATGTTGATGGAAGAGACATTGATATGGAGGGAGCTACCATCCATGTTGTAGTACAACAGACAGAAGAATAAGTGTTTTTTGGGGGAGAGCAAAAATCCAACCAAGTGTAGTAAAAATGCAATCTGTTAA
This is a stretch of genomic DNA from Hydractinia symbiolongicarpus strain clone_291-10 chromosome 9, HSymV2.1, whole genome shotgun sequence. It encodes these proteins:
- the LOC130656499 gene encoding zinc finger protein 37 homolog isoform X3, whose product is MEEASGETNQTPKENSRDTGEVAGDQVTVGAEVNHDVDKTLYDAEEFLSNFAGLRDENEQLKQANHELQLQLEKARQDIEQLQLDKQTLEAQLLQEREQSKEELWKVRSEFQALQDERLQWKEKYLNVCMKAANQPTGLGEGSTSSGNKSKGLKRKQGSMSNLNESNSDDFYSNLSSTFGLNDQDDQQPVTVMIIKKKSHVLTADSYDIVKKTFPSSKDVFRSAALSSEQATEEYGDQSQNLSPNKKNNKCHESSSVKATSKRRTRQTAKLGGNKVDLTVTGLQNQSNHNADIKQCIIVAEAVTNNEKQEEGEDEDEDEVEIKGNNADSQPLSVEYFTETNASNVDNSFEKIQKGDKVMYRCRACKKEVNTRTSIRRHVQTHSDVRPFVCEECGQGFKVKMYLTAHMAGKHGTNYFTCNRCGKAFSWKSTLHTHMRKCFL
- the LOC130656499 gene encoding zinc finger protein 786-like isoform X2, which gives rise to MEEASGETNQTPKENSRDTGEVAGDQVTVGAEVNHDVDKTLYDAEEFLSNFAGLRDENEQLKQANHELQLQLEKARQDIEQLQLDKQTLEAQLLQEREQSKEELWKVRSEFQALQDERLQWKEKYLNVCMKAANQPTGLGEGSTSSGNKSKGLKRKQGSMSNLNESNSDDFYSNLSSTFGLNDQDDQQPEEVVLTLMSENSKSYKISIRECKYCGVGFCSGYALVEHYRVCTQKAELDRQTENAVDCTLCNVKFPTHADLVQHNQYHEGTHRFLCRICNRSYQSNPGRLKHEQLEHGSMPLLQCDACGKQFKRKDRLKDHQATKHSVATPHKCPYCEAAFKLRDYLRKHVNQTHPGKALATITVAVAKTEIAETAVSQVVAARSIDIQDNASQDAVNNIHMDDTGEVRNVEIDGTTVHVDGRDIDMEGATIHVVVQQTEE